In Aedes albopictus strain Foshan chromosome 3, AalbF5, whole genome shotgun sequence, the following are encoded in one genomic region:
- the LOC109400458 gene encoding uncharacterized protein LOC109400458 — protein sequence MKSICLIIISGFILSCQGYTAIFPNSESKEFPGECYDTDTKIHFKPGESRQRTGLCEEMTCGTDFSINYFGCGVAVMDDDPDCEPIEQDFTKNYPECCNKYKCVRNGEVNYI from the exons ATGAAATCGATTTGTCTAATTATTATCAGTGGTTTCATACTCAGCTGTCAAGGTTATACCGCTATTTTCCCAAATTCTGAAAGTAAAG aatttcccgGTGAATGTTACGATACGGATACGAAGATTCACTTCAAACCCGGTGAGTCTCGCCAAAGGACCGGATTGTGCGAAGAAATGACATGTGGAACGGATTTCTCTATTAACTACTTCGG GTGCGGAGTGGCCGTTATGGACGATGACCCAGACTGCGAACCTATTGAACAGGACTTCACTAAGAACTACCCAGAATGCTGTAATAAGTACAAATGCGTACGCAATGGAGAAGTTAATTATATTTGA